The following proteins come from a genomic window of Sulfitobacter indolifex:
- a CDS encoding sulfatase-like hydrolase/transferase produces MAKNVLFIMCDQLRWDYLSCTGHPHLDTPHIDQLAKRGVLFDRTYVQSPICGPSRMSFYTGRYVSAHGSTWNNIPLKVGEMTLGNHLRPLGVRTALCGKTHMTADVEGMRRLGLAPDSEIGVLVSQCGFEPYEREDGLHPDGPRYPRNSAYDSFMKDRGWQDENPWQSVANSAEDDDGNILSGWFMENADKPARAADEESETPYITSRAMDFIREAGDTPWCLHLSYIKPHWPYIVSAPYHDMYGTETHLDPVRSEAERADPHPVYGAFMEERVSKAFRDDAMRGKVLTAYMGLIKQIDDQLGRLMAFLDAEGLTDDTMIVFTSDHGDYLGDHWMGEKELFHDASARVPLIVVDPSPAADATRGLRSDALAEAIDVVPTILEYFGGQAVPHIIEGRALQPILHGKTDAVREVAISEYDYSMREVRRRLGVGVKDARLTMLFDGRWKYIFAEGFRPMLYDLKADPNELTDLGADPAYVDEIVRLERQFFDWTRRMAQRTTKSDEWIAAQDATLGEAQAGILIGYRNEAELREVLSKAEAQNKVARKTQ; encoded by the coding sequence ATGGCAAAGAACGTACTTTTCATCATGTGCGATCAACTGCGTTGGGACTATCTGTCCTGCACCGGGCATCCGCATCTGGATACCCCGCACATTGATCAGCTTGCCAAACGAGGCGTGTTGTTTGACCGCACCTATGTTCAGTCGCCCATTTGCGGACCGTCACGCATGTCGTTCTATACCGGGCGCTATGTCAGCGCGCATGGATCGACCTGGAACAATATCCCGCTCAAGGTGGGGGAAATGACCCTGGGCAATCACCTGCGCCCCTTAGGCGTGCGCACGGCCCTCTGCGGCAAGACCCATATGACCGCCGATGTCGAGGGCATGCGCAGGCTTGGCCTCGCCCCCGATAGCGAGATCGGCGTGCTGGTCTCTCAATGTGGGTTTGAACCTTATGAGCGTGAAGACGGGCTGCACCCCGACGGGCCGCGCTATCCCCGCAACAGCGCCTATGACAGCTTTATGAAAGACCGCGGCTGGCAGGACGAAAACCCTTGGCAGAGCGTCGCCAACAGCGCCGAAGACGACGATGGCAATATCCTAAGCGGCTGGTTCATGGAGAACGCCGACAAGCCCGCCCGCGCCGCAGACGAAGAAAGCGAGACCCCCTATATCACCAGCCGGGCAATGGATTTCATCCGCGAAGCTGGCGACACGCCGTGGTGCCTGCACCTGAGCTATATCAAGCCGCATTGGCCCTATATCGTCTCAGCACCCTACCACGACATGTATGGCACCGAGACACATCTTGACCCAGTCCGCAGCGAGGCCGAGCGCGCCGATCCGCATCCGGTCTATGGCGCCTTCATGGAAGAACGCGTATCGAAAGCCTTCCGTGACGACGCAATGAGGGGCAAGGTTCTGACCGCCTACATGGGCCTCATCAAACAGATCGACGACCAGCTTGGGCGTCTGATGGCGTTTCTTGATGCTGAGGGGCTAACCGACGACACGATGATCGTCTTCACCTCGGATCACGGTGATTACCTGGGCGATCACTGGATGGGTGAGAAGGAGTTGTTCCATGACGCCTCTGCCCGCGTTCCGCTGATCGTGGTCGACCCCAGCCCCGCAGCCGATGCAACGCGGGGCCTGCGGTCGGATGCTCTTGCTGAGGCGATCGACGTTGTTCCCACGATCCTCGAGTATTTCGGCGGCCAAGCCGTACCGCATATTATCGAAGGCCGTGCTTTGCAGCCAATCCTGCACGGCAAAACCGATGCGGTTCGCGAAGTGGCGATTTCTGAGTATGATTATTCCATGCGCGAAGTCCGGCGGCGGCTCGGAGTTGGGGTCAAGGACGCGAGGCTCACAATGCTGTTCGACGGGCGCTGGAAGTACATCTTTGCAGAGGGTTTTCGCCCGATGCTCTATGATCTCAAAGCCGACCCCAACGAACTGACCGATCTGGGGGCCGATCCGGCCTATGTCGATGAGATCGTGCGGCTGGAAAGACAGTTCTTTGACTGGACCCGCCGCATGGCGCAGCGCACCACCAAGTCGGATGAATGGATCGCCGCGCAGGATGCCACCCTCGGCGAAGCCCAGGCGGGCATTCTAATTGGTTACCGCAACGAGGCCGAACTGCGCGAAGTTCTTAGCAAAGCCGAAGCTCAGAATAAAGTCGCCCGCAAGACGCAGTGA
- a CDS encoding sialidase family protein → MIWTKGQPLQPRQAIDEQSHHCETGAQRDQGRSVWRACLLVGLGISASVASLGHAEEASPFSIRAIDTPVGPNAREPSLAALGDDRIVMSWTEVDGADAAVRMAVLENSEWSPARTVHQSEKMFVNWADFFSVVALSDGTLAAHWLELNGPGSYQYDVNIAFSSDEGRSWTAPILPHDDRSQREHGFVSLIPDAIGGLTALWLDGQAYDNQADDDSFVNAMQVRARRITPDGTMGPESLLDERACTCCQTSAVRIDTDDIIAVYRDRTAEEIRDISVVRMNGEVWSKPENIHADGWELAGCPVNGPAIDALEKDVAVIWFTAAKGDPNVKISFSDDGGVQFDEPLPLNLGAPGGRVDVLQMVDGTALALWMEYAQVGEAIIMCRVSPKTGCTSPTTLHINSGRESIGFPRMVRKAGGAYVAWTGSADNLNGSTTIRLIEVAIVP, encoded by the coding sequence TTGATCTGGACGAAAGGACAACCTTTGCAGCCTCGTCAAGCAATAGATGAACAGTCGCATCACTGCGAGACCGGCGCGCAACGTGATCAAGGTCGCAGCGTCTGGCGCGCCTGTCTGCTCGTTGGGCTTGGTATATCCGCCAGCGTTGCCAGTCTTGGCCATGCCGAAGAGGCCTCTCCATTCAGCATCCGTGCGATTGACACCCCAGTCGGGCCGAACGCCCGAGAACCGTCGCTGGCCGCTCTTGGGGATGACCGTATCGTGATGAGTTGGACGGAAGTTGACGGAGCCGATGCGGCGGTGCGGATGGCGGTGCTGGAAAACTCGGAGTGGTCGCCTGCACGGACAGTTCACCAATCCGAGAAGATGTTCGTGAACTGGGCGGATTTCTTTTCTGTGGTGGCGCTCTCTGATGGCACTTTGGCGGCGCATTGGCTCGAACTTAATGGACCAGGCAGCTATCAATACGACGTCAATATTGCATTCTCGTCTGATGAAGGGCGAAGCTGGACCGCGCCAATCCTCCCTCACGATGACAGATCACAGCGCGAGCATGGTTTCGTATCTCTTATTCCTGATGCAATCGGTGGCCTGACAGCGCTTTGGCTTGATGGGCAGGCGTATGACAATCAGGCAGATGACGACAGTTTTGTGAACGCCATGCAGGTCCGTGCCCGTCGCATAACACCTGATGGAACAATGGGCCCCGAAAGCCTGCTTGATGAGCGCGCTTGTACCTGTTGCCAGACATCTGCGGTCCGCATCGATACCGATGATATCATTGCAGTCTACCGAGACCGAACAGCAGAAGAAATCCGTGATATCTCTGTCGTAAGGATGAACGGAGAGGTCTGGAGCAAGCCTGAAAATATCCATGCCGATGGTTGGGAATTAGCCGGTTGCCCGGTCAACGGTCCAGCAATCGATGCATTAGAAAAGGACGTGGCAGTTATTTGGTTTACCGCTGCCAAAGGCGACCCAAACGTAAAAATCTCCTTTTCCGATGATGGCGGTGTCCAGTTTGATGAACCACTGCCTCTTAATCTTGGCGCACCCGGTGGGCGCGTGGATGTCCTGCAAATGGTGGATGGAACCGCACTTGCACTGTGGATGGAATACGCACAGGTCGGTGAGGCGATCATCATGTGCCGCGTTTCACCTAAGACGGGATGCACATCTCCAACGACCTTACACATCAATTCAGGTCGGGAATCTATTGGATTTCCCCGGATGGTCCGAAAGGCTGGAGGGGCTTATGTTGCGTGGACCGGGTCAGCGGATAATCTAAACGGAAGCACGACTATCCGGTTGATTGAAGTGGCGATCGTACCGTAA
- a CDS encoding M20 aminoacylase family protein yields MPVINRFAEMLPEISAWRRDIHAHPELRFEEHRTAAFVAAKLEEFGCDEVLTGFGGTGVVGVINGKSGTAGKTIGFRADMDALPIQEATGLPHASTIPGKMHACGHDGHTSMLLGAAKYLAETRNFDGRIVLAFQPAEEGGGGARAMIEAGLMDRWAIEEIYGMHNMPGMAVGEFAVRTGPQMASPDKFEITVRGTGGHGAMPQKGVDTTLVAAQIVVALQSIVSRNIDPMDNVVVSVCGFRTETATYNVIPDSAKLLGTVRTFDPKVQQQVRARIDALATATALGYGAVAEVTHISGPPPLVNHAREADLAAEVAEVIAGVAHRDLDPIMAGEDFAEMLLERPGAYLFIGNGDSADLHNPHYEFNDEVIPAGCSWFVTMAERRLPLG; encoded by the coding sequence ATGCCTGTCATAAACCGCTTCGCCGAAATGCTGCCGGAAATTTCCGCATGGCGGCGCGATATCCATGCCCATCCCGAATTGCGTTTTGAGGAGCATCGCACTGCTGCGTTTGTCGCGGCGAAACTGGAAGAATTTGGCTGTGACGAGGTCCTAACCGGGTTTGGCGGCACGGGCGTGGTTGGTGTTATCAACGGCAAGTCCGGGACCGCGGGCAAGACCATCGGATTTCGTGCAGATATGGATGCGCTGCCGATCCAAGAAGCGACTGGCCTGCCGCATGCCTCAACCATCCCCGGAAAAATGCATGCCTGCGGCCACGATGGACATACATCGATGCTTCTGGGCGCGGCGAAATACCTCGCTGAGACGCGCAATTTTGACGGCAGGATCGTGTTGGCCTTCCAGCCCGCCGAAGAGGGCGGTGGCGGCGCGCGTGCGATGATAGAGGCGGGTCTAATGGATCGCTGGGCCATTGAGGAAATCTATGGGATGCACAACATGCCGGGGATGGCAGTCGGGGAGTTCGCGGTGCGCACCGGGCCGCAGATGGCTTCGCCGGATAAGTTCGAGATCACCGTGCGCGGCACAGGGGGCCATGGCGCGATGCCACAGAAGGGGGTCGATACGACATTGGTCGCCGCACAGATCGTTGTCGCACTGCAATCCATCGTATCACGGAACATAGACCCAATGGACAACGTGGTCGTGTCGGTCTGCGGATTTCGCACCGAAACCGCCACCTACAATGTGATCCCTGACTCGGCAAAGTTGCTCGGCACAGTTCGGACGTTCGACCCGAAAGTTCAGCAACAGGTGCGTGCGCGGATCGACGCACTGGCAACCGCAACGGCCCTTGGTTACGGCGCGGTCGCAGAAGTCACCCACATTTCGGGGCCACCCCCGCTGGTCAACCACGCCCGGGAAGCAGACTTGGCGGCCGAGGTGGCCGAGGTGATCGCTGGCGTAGCGCACCGTGATCTCGATCCGATAATGGCCGGAGAGGATTTCGCAGAGATGTTGTTGGAGCGGCCTGGCGCATATCTTTTCATTGGCAACGGCGATAGCGCGGACCTTCATAATCCGCACTATGAGTTCAACGACGAGGTCATACCCGCAGGGTGCAGCTGGTTCGTGACAATGGCCGAACGGCGCTTGCCGCTCGGGTAA
- a CDS encoding ABC transporter substrate-binding protein yields MTTDKIIPAALALMLSATVLSAQDAIRIASPNKVTVLDPIVSAAGGNIEAYGQLYARLLRKGADGALEPGLAESWEVSEDGLTYTFEMRDAKFSDGSPITAEDAAFSLTRVAKDEKSAYPAGFAPIKEVTAVDEDTLQITLDHASAPMLSNLEIFNAGIVSKDDVEERGEEGAFASDPVASGPYMVKEWKPNDRMTLTANPHYWREGLPKIKTVDLIEVSDDNARATMAMAGEIDVNRSVPWAQVEEVNNSDGVSVALEPSTVLYLVLPNHDKAPFDNLNVRKAAAMALDRAAITNAVTLGNAEVANSTFSNALNFHDASLQPPAYDPAAARKLLEEEGLVGAEITMMITPTFEQLATLLKAQWDAVGFKTTVERVDAGLWWSNMAKGEYQVTVNWYYNETEDPDLAVRWALCDTCGSQSYYTNYHNEELNKLTDEALRERDETKRAALYSKIQQISLEELAQIPLYYAPFSIAYADRVKGLTLTPALQWTLEDAELIAN; encoded by the coding sequence ATGACAACCGATAAGATCATCCCCGCCGCTTTGGCGCTGATGCTTTCGGCCACGGTCCTGTCTGCTCAGGACGCAATCCGAATTGCTTCGCCTAACAAGGTCACTGTGCTTGATCCGATCGTTTCGGCTGCCGGTGGCAATATCGAAGCTTATGGCCAGCTTTATGCGCGCCTGCTGCGTAAGGGCGCGGATGGGGCGCTGGAGCCGGGTCTGGCGGAAAGCTGGGAAGTCTCTGAAGACGGGCTGACCTACACCTTCGAGATGCGCGATGCGAAATTCTCTGACGGCAGCCCTATCACCGCAGAGGACGCAGCCTTTAGCCTGACGCGCGTCGCTAAGGACGAGAAGTCAGCCTATCCAGCGGGCTTCGCGCCGATCAAGGAAGTTACCGCCGTTGACGAAGACACGCTGCAGATCACACTGGACCATGCCAGCGCGCCGATGTTGTCCAACCTCGAGATCTTTAACGCGGGCATCGTCAGCAAGGATGACGTTGAAGAGCGCGGCGAAGAAGGGGCCTTTGCCTCTGATCCTGTCGCCTCTGGCCCCTATATGGTCAAAGAGTGGAAGCCGAACGACCGCATGACGCTGACCGCCAACCCGCATTACTGGCGCGAGGGGCTGCCTAAGATTAAGACCGTTGATCTGATCGAGGTCAGCGACGACAATGCTCGCGCCACTATGGCAATGGCCGGAGAGATCGACGTGAACCGCTCCGTGCCTTGGGCGCAGGTGGAAGAGGTCAACAACTCCGACGGTGTCTCTGTCGCGTTAGAGCCGTCGACCGTGCTCTATCTGGTGCTGCCAAACCACGACAAGGCACCCTTCGACAATCTGAACGTGCGCAAGGCCGCCGCCATGGCGCTGGACCGGGCCGCGATCACCAATGCGGTAACTTTGGGCAATGCGGAAGTGGCCAACAGCACCTTCTCCAACGCGCTGAACTTTCACGATGCCTCGCTGCAGCCCCCCGCATACGACCCCGCTGCGGCCCGCAAACTGCTCGAGGAAGAGGGCCTTGTCGGTGCAGAGATCACCATGATGATCACGCCTACTTTTGAGCAGCTTGCCACCTTGCTGAAAGCGCAGTGGGATGCGGTTGGATTCAAAACCACTGTCGAGCGGGTCGATGCCGGCCTGTGGTGGTCGAACATGGCTAAGGGGGAGTATCAGGTCACGGTGAACTGGTATTACAATGAGACCGAAGACCCCGACTTGGCAGTACGTTGGGCGCTTTGTGACACCTGTGGCAGCCAATCCTACTATACCAACTACCACAATGAAGAGCTAAACAAACTGACCGATGAGGCGCTGCGCGAACGCGATGAGACCAAGCGCGCCGCGCTTTACAGCAAAATCCAGCAGATCTCGCTTGAGGAACTTGCGCAGATTCCGCTCTACTATGCGCCTTTCTCCATCGCCTATGCGGACCGTGTGAAGGGGCTGACCCTGACCCCGGCACTGCAGTGGACGCTGGAAGACGCAGAACTGATCGCCAACTAA
- a CDS encoding ABC transporter permease yields MNTLRYIAFRLLQAIPVLLGVSIITFTLMAATPGDPVRLLVGDRASPETIALIRDRYGLDEPILMQYFTYLKNLVVGDLGASLRYRVPVSQLITQHYPVTLFLVIYTIVLTLPPVIALAVWSAKRQNGPADQVIRMLGVLGLAVPVFWLALIFARFFGVTLGWFPVSGFGETIPDHFRHLFLPALSTAIWVVPILVRTLRAALLEEMNRDYVVTGQSKGLGDRQIFRTHVFPNSVLPTLNLFAVIVAYLLGGSVIVETVYAVPGIGKLMVDSILARDYFVVQGATLVFALTTILVMLAVDLLSALIDPRVTP; encoded by the coding sequence GTGAACACCCTGCGCTATATCGCTTTCCGACTGCTGCAGGCGATCCCCGTTCTGCTGGGCGTCAGCATCATCACCTTCACGCTAATGGCCGCCACCCCCGGTGATCCGGTACGCTTGCTGGTGGGCGACCGTGCTAGCCCCGAGACCATTGCTCTGATCCGCGACCGCTATGGGCTCGATGAACCGATCTTGATGCAGTATTTCACCTATCTGAAGAACCTCGTCGTCGGCGATCTGGGCGCGTCCTTACGCTACCGCGTGCCGGTGTCGCAACTCATCACGCAGCATTACCCGGTGACGCTTTTTCTGGTCATTTATACCATCGTGCTAACCCTGCCGCCGGTGATCGCGCTGGCGGTCTGGTCGGCCAAGCGCCAAAACGGCCCGGCGGATCAGGTGATCCGCATGTTGGGGGTGCTAGGGCTGGCGGTGCCGGTGTTCTGGCTGGCGCTGATTTTCGCGCGTTTCTTTGGTGTGACGCTGGGCTGGTTCCCCGTGAGCGGCTTTGGCGAGACCATCCCGGATCATTTCCGACATCTCTTCCTACCCGCACTGTCCACGGCGATCTGGGTGGTGCCGATCCTCGTGCGGACCCTGCGCGCGGCGCTGCTTGAGGAGATGAACCGCGATTATGTGGTGACTGGCCAATCAAAGGGATTGGGGGATCGGCAGATCTTCCGCACCCATGTCTTTCCCAATTCCGTACTGCCAACGCTGAACCTTTTCGCCGTGATCGTCGCCTATCTCTTGGGCGGCTCGGTCATTGTGGAGACGGTCTATGCCGTGCCGGGCATAGGCAAACTGATGGTCGATAGTATCCTCGCACGGGATTACTTTGTGGTGCAGGGGGCAACGCTCGTTTTTGCCCTCACCACGATCCTTGTAATGCTGGCGGTTGATCTGCTGTCGGCGCTGATCGATCCGCGGGTGACGCCATGA